One region of Culex pipiens pallens isolate TS chromosome 2, TS_CPP_V2, whole genome shotgun sequence genomic DNA includes:
- the LOC120424240 gene encoding uncharacterized protein LOC120424240 produces MSEEVPKKIFRQVLKGVSYCSRTMSRATLRDIVAYVYLKNGREITTEEATSFTKSALAQLCNSGLIRNSHNCYQLHDALNLSQPGPVRRRTTRSTRRGAPI; encoded by the exons ATGTCCGAGGAAGTTCCGAAGAAAATATTCCGCCAGGTACTCAAAGGAGTGTCCTACTGCTCTCGTACGATGAGTCGAG CCACCTTAAGGGACATCGTGGCGTACGTGTACCTTAAAAATGGCCGCGAGATCACCACTGAAGAAGCCACCAGCTTCACCAAATCCGCTCTCGCCCAACTTTGCAACAGTGGCCTCATCCGGAACTCCCACAACTGCTACCAGCTGCACGACGCCCTGAACTTGAGCCAACCAGGCCCGGTACGACGTAGGACTACGCGCTCTACCCGAAGAGGAGCCCCCATTTGA